The following proteins are encoded in a genomic region of Mycobacterium kiyosense:
- the kasA gene encoding 3-oxoacyl-[acyl-carrier-protein] synthase 1, translated as MTKPSTANGGYPSVVVTAVAATTSIAPDIESTWKGLLAGESGIHVLEDEFVTKWDLPAKIGGHLKEPVDVHMGRLDLRRMSYVQRLAKLLSGQLWETAGAPEVDPDRFSVVVGTGLGGAERIVESYDLMNEGGPRKVSPLAVQMIMPNGAAAVVGLQLGARAGVITPVSACSSGSEAIAHAWRQIVMGDADFAVCGGVEGPIEALPIAAFSMMRAMSTRNDEPERASRPFDKDRDGFVFGEAGALMIIETEEHAKARGAKPLARLMGAGITSDAFHMVAPAADGVRAGRAMQRSMELAGLSARDIDHVNAHGTATPIGDAAEANAIRVAGCENAAVYAPKSALGHSIGAVGALESVLTVLTLRDGVIPPTLNYETPDPEIELDVVAGEPRYGEYRYAINNSFGFGGHNVALAFGRY; from the coding sequence GAAGGGATTGTTGGCCGGCGAGAGCGGCATCCACGTCCTCGAAGACGAATTCGTCACCAAGTGGGACCTACCGGCGAAGATCGGTGGGCACCTCAAGGAACCCGTCGACGTCCACATGGGCCGCCTCGACTTACGGCGCATGTCCTACGTCCAGCGGCTGGCCAAACTGCTGAGCGGGCAACTGTGGGAGACCGCAGGAGCCCCGGAGGTCGATCCCGACCGCTTCAGCGTCGTGGTCGGCACTGGTCTGGGTGGCGCCGAGCGGATCGTGGAGAGCTACGACCTGATGAACGAGGGCGGCCCCCGCAAGGTGTCGCCGCTGGCCGTTCAGATGATCATGCCCAACGGCGCCGCGGCGGTGGTGGGCCTGCAGCTCGGGGCACGCGCCGGGGTCATCACCCCGGTGTCGGCCTGTTCTTCGGGCTCGGAGGCCATCGCCCACGCGTGGCGTCAGATCGTGATGGGCGACGCGGACTTCGCGGTCTGCGGCGGGGTCGAAGGCCCGATCGAGGCGCTGCCCATTGCGGCGTTCTCGATGATGCGGGCCATGTCGACGCGTAACGACGAGCCCGAGCGCGCGTCGCGACCGTTCGACAAGGACCGCGACGGCTTCGTGTTCGGCGAGGCCGGGGCGCTGATGATCATCGAGACCGAGGAGCATGCGAAGGCCCGTGGCGCCAAGCCGTTGGCCCGGCTGATGGGTGCCGGCATCACCTCGGACGCTTTCCACATGGTGGCTCCCGCCGCCGACGGTGTGCGGGCCGGCCGGGCGATGCAGCGCTCGATGGAGTTGGCGGGTCTGTCCGCCCGCGACATCGACCATGTCAACGCGCACGGAACCGCGACGCCGATCGGCGACGCGGCTGAAGCAAATGCAATCAGAGTGGCGGGCTGTGAGAATGCCGCTGTCTACGCGCCGAAGTCGGCGCTTGGGCACTCGATCGGCGCCGTCGGCGCGCTCGAGTCTGTTCTAACGGTGCTGACCCTTCGGGACGGAGTCATTCCACCGACACTGAATTACGAGACCCCGGACCCTGAGATCGAACTTGATGTGGTTGCCGGCGAGCCTCGCTACGGCGAGTACCGCTACGCGATCAACAACTCGTTCGGGTTCGGCGGCCACAATGTGGCGCTCGCGTTCGGGCGTTACTAA
- a CDS encoding hypothetical protein (frameshifted, insertion at around 2451068,2451174), translating to MTELVTGKAFPNVVVTGIAMTTALATDAENTWKLLLDGQSGIRTLDDPFVEEFDLPVRIGGHLLEEFDSQLTRVELRRTAYLQRMSTVIGRRVWENAGNPEVDTNRLAVSIGTGLGSAEELVFGYDDMRARGFRAISPLAVQKYMPNGAAAAVGLERHAKAGVMTPVSACASGSEGIARAWQQIVLGEADMAICGGVETRIEAVPIAGFANMRIVMSTNNDDPAGACRPFDKDRDGFVFGEAGALMVIETEEHAKARGANILARIMGGQHHLRRFPHGGAGPQRRARRARDVPRDPAGGPDPPTTSTTSTRTPPAPRWVTWPKAGPSTTRWAATSRRCTRRSPRWATRWVR from the coding sequence ATGACAGAGCTGGTCACCGGGAAGGCATTCCCGAATGTGGTCGTCACCGGCATTGCCATGACGACGGCGTTGGCAACTGACGCCGAAAACACCTGGAAGTTGTTGCTGGACGGCCAAAGTGGGATTCGGACCCTCGACGACCCGTTCGTCGAGGAGTTCGACCTGCCGGTCCGGATCGGCGGGCACCTGCTCGAAGAGTTCGACAGTCAGCTGACTCGGGTCGAACTGCGACGCACCGCATACCTGCAGCGAATGTCGACCGTCATCGGCCGGCGGGTGTGGGAGAACGCCGGCAACCCCGAGGTCGACACCAACCGGTTGGCGGTGTCCATCGGCACCGGTCTGGGGTCGGCCGAGGAGCTGGTCTTCGGTTACGACGACATGCGGGCCCGCGGATTCCGCGCGATCTCGCCGCTGGCTGTGCAGAAGTACATGCCCAACGGCGCCGCGGCGGCCGTCGGGCTGGAACGCCACGCCAAGGCCGGGGTGATGACGCCGGTCTCCGCGTGCGCGTCGGGGTCCGAGGGCATCGCCCGGGCCTGGCAGCAGATCGTGCTCGGCGAGGCCGACATGGCGATCTGCGGCGGCGTGGAGACGCGGATCGAGGCGGTGCCGATCGCCGGGTTCGCCAACATGCGCATCGTGATGTCCACCAACAACGACGACCCGGCCGGTGCCTGTCGCCCGTTCGACAAGGACCGCGACGGCTTCGTGTTCGGTGAGGCCGGCGCATTGATGGTGATCGAGACCGAGGAGCACGCCAAGGCTCGCGGCGCCAACATCCTGGCCCGGATCATGGGGGGCCAGCATCACCTCCGACGGTTTCCACATGGTGGCGCCGGACCCCAACGGCGAGCGCGCCGGGCACGCGATGTCCCGCGCGATCCAGCTGGCGGGCCTGACCCCCCAACGACATCGACCACGTCAACGCGCACGCCACCGGCACCCAGGTGGGTGACGTGGCCGAAGGCAGGGCCATCAACAACGCGCTGGGCAGCAACAAGCCGGCGGTGTACGCGCCGAAGTCCGCGCTGGGCCACTCGGTGGGTGCGGTAG